Proteins encoded in a region of the Chryseobacterium piperi genome:
- the atpH gene encoding ATP synthase F1 subunit delta, with amino-acid sequence MLTSKVAKRYAQGLLDFTNETGQTATVFSEMKDVAKLMSESTDLNKFFLTPYIDAKKKTEVANEIFKGLSLSSQNLIRLVIRQGRESQLKNIAQEFINKVEDINGVQRIKLTTATELSKENIDQILRSTNLVNSTSNFDLKVNVNPKLLGGYILRVGDQQIDASVKSKLNQVKKDFQLN; translated from the coding sequence ATGCTTACATCTAAAGTAGCTAAAAGATACGCACAAGGTTTGCTGGATTTCACAAATGAAACCGGGCAAACAGCTACTGTGTTTTCTGAAATGAAAGATGTAGCGAAGCTAATGTCTGAATCTACGGATTTGAACAAATTCTTCCTTACGCCTTACATTGACGCTAAAAAGAAAACAGAAGTAGCAAATGAGATTTTCAAAGGTTTATCACTTTCTTCTCAAAATTTAATCAGATTGGTGATTAGACAAGGTCGTGAAAGCCAATTGAAAAATATCGCTCAGGAATTTATCAACAAAGTTGAAGATATCAATGGAGTACAACGAATTAAACTGACTACTGCAACTGAGCTTTCAAAAGAAAATATTGATCAAATCTTAAGATCTACAAACTTGGTAAACAGTACTTCAAACTTTGATTTGAAGGTTAATGTAAATCCTAAACTATTAGGAGGGTATATTTTAAGAGTAGGAGACCAGCAGATCGATGCATCTGTTAAAAGTAAACTTAATCAGGTTAAAAAAGATTTTCAATTAAATTAA
- a CDS encoding F0F1 ATP synthase subunit B, whose protein sequence is MGIIEPGIGLLFWMTLTFVILLFLLAKFAWKPIVNAVNDRETSIVDALNQAKLAKKEMEDLKADNERIIREAKIERDAILKEAREIKDRIVGEAKDVAKSEGDKLIAAAKQTIETEKNAAMADIKTQIGALSVNIAESILKQKLDNSEAQNELVQNYLNKSNLN, encoded by the coding sequence ATGGGAATTATTGAACCTGGAATTGGACTTTTGTTTTGGATGACGCTTACTTTTGTTATCCTGTTGTTTCTTTTAGCAAAATTCGCTTGGAAACCAATTGTAAATGCAGTAAATGACAGAGAAACTTCTATTGTTGATGCATTGAATCAAGCTAAATTGGCTAAAAAAGAAATGGAAGATCTTAAAGCTGATAACGAAAGAATCATTCGTGAGGCTAAAATTGAAAGAGATGCTATCCTTAAAGAAGCAAGAGAAATTAAAGATAGAATTGTAGGAGAGGCTAAAGATGTTGCTAAATCTGAAGGAGATAAATTGATTGCTGCAGCTAAGCAAACGATTGAAACTGAGAAAAACGCTGCTATGGCAGATATCAAAACTCAAATCGGTGCTTTATCTGTAAATATCGCTGAGTCTATCTTGAAACAAAAACTGGATAACAGTGAAGCTCAAAACGAGTTGGTTCAAAACTATTTAAATAAATCTAATCTTAACTAA
- the atpB gene encoding F0F1 ATP synthase subunit A — translation MNRKISSLFFAFLFVFISTLASAQHESEGEKVAEKVEQKEAKDGFNATKMIMEHIGDSNEWHLWTTKDENGEEHHTSIPLPVIIKDNTGWHTFLSSAIAHGHEHDGYTLEDGQVVSIKGIEKATLFSIISGKQKSNEVFFDLSITKNTASMFLSVIFMLVLFIGMARGYKKSQLPRGFGKIMEPVIVFIRDEVAIPNIGSVKYKRYMPYLLTAFFFIWFNNLFGLVPFFPGGSNLTGNIAITAVLAVITLLITLFSANKDYWKHIFMPPVPILLYPIMVPIEIIGIFTKPFALMMRLFANITAGHIMILAIISLIFIFKSPFLGFASVPLALFVSVLELLVAALQAYIFTVLSALFIGIAVAEHEHGHEEHAH, via the coding sequence ATGAACAGAAAGATTTCTTCATTATTTTTCGCATTTTTATTTGTGTTTATTAGCACTTTAGCTAGTGCTCAGCATGAGTCTGAGGGTGAAAAAGTGGCTGAGAAAGTAGAGCAGAAAGAAGCTAAAGATGGTTTTAATGCTACGAAAATGATCATGGAACATATTGGTGATTCCAACGAATGGCATTTATGGACTACAAAAGATGAGAATGGTGAAGAACACCATACTTCTATTCCTTTGCCTGTAATTATTAAAGATAATACAGGGTGGCATACTTTCCTTTCTAGTGCTATAGCTCACGGTCATGAACACGATGGTTATACTTTAGAAGATGGCCAGGTAGTTTCTATTAAAGGAATTGAAAAAGCAACTTTGTTTTCAATCATTAGTGGAAAGCAAAAATCAAATGAAGTTTTCTTCGACCTTTCAATTACTAAAAATACAGCATCTATGTTTTTATCAGTAATTTTTATGCTGGTATTATTCATAGGAATGGCAAGAGGTTATAAAAAATCTCAACTTCCAAGAGGTTTTGGAAAAATAATGGAGCCGGTAATTGTATTTATCAGAGACGAGGTAGCTATACCTAATATTGGATCTGTAAAATATAAAAGATATATGCCTTATCTTTTGACAGCATTTTTCTTTATCTGGTTTAACAACCTTTTTGGATTGGTACCTTTCTTCCCTGGTGGATCAAATCTTACAGGTAACATCGCGATTACTGCTGTATTAGCTGTTATTACTTTATTAATTACATTATTCAGTGCTAATAAAGATTACTGGAAGCACATTTTTATGCCGCCAGTTCCGATCTTATTGTATCCTATTATGGTTCCAATCGAGATTATCGGGATCTTTACAAAGCCATTTGCTTTAATGATGCGACTTTTTGCTAACATTACAGCAGGTCACATTATGATCTTAGCAATTATATCTTTGATCTTTATTTTCAAATCTCCGTTCTTAGGATTTGCATCAGTACCATTAGCATTATTTGTTTCCGTATTGGAATTATTGGTTGCTGCGTTACAGGCTTATATATTTACAGTATTATCAGCATTGTTTATTGGTATTGCAGTTGCAGAGCACGAGCATGGACATGAAGAGCACGCTCACTAA
- the ffh gene encoding signal recognition particle protein, translating to MFNSLQDKLDKALHNISGRGKITEINVAETVKEIRRALVDADVNYKVAKDLTKRVQDKALGQNVLTSLTPGQLMTKIVHDELVDLMGGSQEGINLSGKPSVILIAGLQGSGKTTFSGKLANYLHTKKNKKPLLVACDVYRPAAIDQLKVLGGQIGVPVYTEEGATNPSTIADNAIKFAKENNHDVVIVDTAGRLAIDEQMMNEIKSVHYFIKPQETLFVVDSMTGQDAVNTAKAFNEALNFDGVVLTKLDGDTRGGAALTIRSVVEKPIKFISTGEKMEALDLFYPERMADRILGMGDVVSLVERAQEQFDEEEAKKLHKKIAKNEFGFDDFLKQINQIKKMGNMKDLMGMIPGVGKAIKDVEISDDAFKHIEAIIYSMTPDERRRPSIINTQRKQRIAKGAGRKIEDVNQLMKQFEQMGKMMKMMQGPQGKQMMQMMSKMPNMPGMGGMFGK from the coding sequence ATGTTTAATAGTTTACAGGATAAATTAGACAAGGCGCTTCATAATATTTCCGGAAGAGGAAAAATTACAGAAATCAATGTTGCGGAAACCGTAAAAGAAATTCGTAGAGCATTGGTAGATGCCGATGTTAATTATAAAGTTGCAAAGGATCTTACCAAAAGAGTTCAGGATAAAGCCTTAGGACAAAACGTTCTTACTTCCCTTACTCCGGGACAGCTAATGACCAAGATTGTTCATGACGAATTAGTAGATCTAATGGGAGGATCTCAGGAAGGTATTAACCTTTCCGGAAAACCTTCGGTAATTCTTATAGCAGGTCTTCAGGGTTCCGGTAAAACGACATTCTCAGGAAAACTAGCTAATTATTTACATACTAAAAAGAATAAAAAACCTTTATTGGTAGCTTGTGACGTTTATCGTCCTGCTGCGATCGACCAGCTGAAAGTTTTAGGAGGTCAGATCGGAGTTCCGGTTTATACTGAAGAAGGTGCTACCAACCCATCTACTATTGCTGATAACGCCATTAAATTTGCAAAAGAAAATAATCATGATGTGGTTATTGTCGATACAGCAGGTCGTTTGGCAATTGATGAGCAAATGATGAACGAAATTAAATCCGTTCATTATTTCATTAAACCTCAGGAAACTTTATTCGTAGTAGACTCCATGACCGGTCAGGATGCTGTTAATACAGCGAAAGCATTTAATGAAGCTTTAAATTTTGACGGTGTTGTTCTTACCAAATTAGATGGTGATACAAGAGGGGGTGCTGCTTTAACGATTCGTTCAGTAGTAGAAAAGCCAATCAAATTCATTTCTACAGGTGAAAAAATGGAAGCTTTAGACCTTTTCTACCCGGAAAGGATGGCTGACAGAATCTTAGGAATGGGAGACGTTGTTTCCTTAGTAGAAAGAGCTCAGGAACAATTTGACGAAGAAGAAGCTAAAAAACTTCATAAAAAAATTGCCAAAAATGAATTTGGTTTTGATGATTTCTTGAAACAAATCAATCAAATCAAGAAAATGGGTAACATGAAGGATTTGATGGGTATGATTCCGGGAGTTGGAAAAGCAATTAAAGATGTTGAAATCAGCGACGATGCTTTCAAACATATCGAGGCCATCATCTACTCTATGACACCGGACGAAAGAAGAAGACCTTCTATCATCAATACACAGAGAAAGCAAAGAATTGCCAAAGGTGCAGGAAGAAAGATCGAAGATGTTAATCAGCTGATGAAACAATTTGAGCAAATGGGGAAAATGATGAAGATGATGCAGGGTCCTCAAGGAAAGCAAATGATGCAGATGATGAGCAAAATGCCAAATATGCCTGGAATGGGTGGAATGTTTGGAAAATAA
- the atpA gene encoding F0F1 ATP synthase subunit alpha — MAEINPAEVSAILKQQLANFDTQSNVEEVGTVLTIGDGIARVYGLENVQYGELVKFSSDVEGIVLNLEEDNVGVALLGESKLVKEGDTVRRTNRISSIKVGEGMLGRVVDTLGNPIDGKGPITGDLYEMPLERKAPGVIFRQPVTEPLQTGIVAIDSMIPVGRGQRELIIGDRQTGKTTVAIDTIINQKEFYDAGQPVYCIYVAIGQKASTVAQIVKTLSDKGALAYTVIVAANASDPVPMQVYSAMAGASIGEFFRDTGRPALIIYDDLSKQAVAYRELSLLLRRPPGREAYPGDVFYLHSRLLERAAKVIADDNIAGQMNDLPESLKPIVKGGGSLTALPIIETQAGDVSAYIPTNVISITDGQIFLETDLFNSGVRPAINVGISVSRVGGNAQIKSMKKVSGTLKLDQAQYKELEAFAKFGSDLDASTLAVISKGERNVELLKQPVNSPLPVDSQVAMIYAGTENLLRNVPIRKVKEFQVEYIAFLRSKHPETMAAIKAGKIDKDITDVLKQAANDLASKYN; from the coding sequence ATGGCAGAAATAAATCCGGCAGAAGTATCTGCGATCTTAAAACAACAATTGGCCAACTTCGACACTCAATCAAATGTTGAGGAAGTAGGTACAGTTTTAACCATCGGTGATGGTATTGCTCGTGTATACGGGTTAGAAAACGTACAATACGGAGAGTTGGTTAAATTTTCTAGTGATGTAGAAGGTATTGTACTTAACCTTGAAGAAGACAACGTAGGTGTTGCTCTTTTAGGAGAAAGTAAATTAGTAAAAGAAGGAGATACAGTAAGAAGAACAAACAGAATTTCTTCTATTAAAGTAGGGGAAGGAATGTTAGGAAGAGTAGTAGATACTCTTGGTAATCCAATCGATGGTAAAGGTCCTATTACTGGGGATTTATACGAAATGCCATTGGAAAGAAAGGCTCCTGGAGTTATCTTTAGACAACCGGTAACTGAACCTTTACAAACAGGTATCGTTGCTATTGACTCCATGATTCCTGTAGGAAGAGGGCAAAGAGAGCTTATCATTGGTGACAGACAGACAGGTAAAACTACTGTTGCGATTGATACGATCATCAACCAAAAAGAATTTTATGATGCAGGTCAGCCTGTATATTGTATATATGTTGCTATTGGACAAAAAGCGTCTACTGTAGCACAAATCGTTAAAACACTTTCTGATAAAGGAGCTTTAGCATATACTGTAATTGTTGCCGCTAATGCATCAGATCCGGTTCCTATGCAGGTTTATTCTGCTATGGCAGGTGCTTCTATCGGAGAGTTTTTCAGAGACACTGGTAGACCTGCTCTTATCATCTATGATGATTTATCAAAACAGGCTGTTGCTTACCGTGAGCTTTCTCTTCTATTGAGAAGACCACCGGGACGTGAAGCTTATCCTGGTGACGTTTTCTATCTGCACTCAAGATTATTGGAAAGAGCAGCAAAAGTAATTGCTGATGACAATATTGCAGGCCAAATGAATGACTTACCAGAGTCTTTAAAGCCAATCGTAAAAGGAGGAGGTTCATTAACAGCACTTCCAATTATTGAAACTCAGGCTGGAGACGTTTCTGCATATATTCCTACCAACGTAATTTCGATTACAGACGGACAGATTTTCTTGGAGACTGATCTATTCAACTCTGGAGTTCGTCCAGCGATTAACGTTGGTATCTCTGTATCGAGAGTAGGGGGTAATGCTCAGATCAAATCAATGAAAAAAGTTTCTGGTACATTAAAATTGGATCAGGCACAGTATAAAGAATTGGAAGCATTTGCTAAATTCGGTTCTGACCTTGATGCTTCTACTTTAGCAGTAATTTCTAAAGGAGAAAGAAACGTAGAGCTTCTTAAGCAGCCGGTAAACTCTCCACTTCCTGTGGACAGCCAGGTAGCAATGATCTACGCAGGTACAGAAAACTTATTAAGAAATGTTCCGATCAGAAAAGTAAAAGAATTCCAAGTGGAATATATTGCTTTCCTAAGATCTAAGCATCCTGAAACAATGGCTGCTATTAAGGCTGGGAAAATCGATAAAGATATTACAGACGTTCTTAAGCAAGCTGCTAACGATTTAGCTTCTAAATATAATTAA
- a CDS encoding OmpW family outer membrane protein, whose product MKKLLLAGAVALFGLSNAQMTKGDWVISGNTGLGFNNVSTTIKVAGQSVDGPKVNTFSVSPSVGYFVIDKLAVGIDLGFLTATTKFQGIKATTTNFSVMPTATYYFVNDSKFVPFLGAGIGYSSVKNKGNADIMGVSASDETTTDGLAWKVKGGVTYMATQSLGVNLGVSYDQFSNKEKYMNMDVKTNVKTFGVNVGISYFIKSKSQKTDK is encoded by the coding sequence ATGAAAAAATTATTACTGGCTGGTGCTGTAGCACTTTTCGGACTGTCAAACGCTCAGATGACTAAAGGAGACTGGGTAATCAGTGGAAATACTGGTTTAGGATTTAACAATGTAAGTACAACAATTAAAGTGGCTGGTCAGTCTGTAGACGGACCTAAAGTCAACACATTTTCCGTATCGCCTTCCGTAGGGTATTTTGTGATCGATAAATTAGCTGTAGGAATTGATTTAGGATTCTTAACTGCTACAACAAAATTTCAAGGAATTAAAGCTACAACAACCAATTTTTCTGTAATGCCAACGGCAACTTATTATTTTGTTAATGATAGTAAGTTTGTCCCTTTCCTAGGAGCTGGAATCGGGTATTCGTCAGTTAAAAACAAAGGAAATGCTGATATTATGGGCGTTTCTGCTTCTGATGAAACAACCACAGATGGTCTGGCATGGAAAGTGAAAGGAGGTGTTACGTATATGGCAACTCAGTCATTAGGGGTTAATTTAGGTGTTTCTTATGACCAGTTTTCTAACAAAGAAAAGTATATGAATATGGATGTAAAAACTAATGTAAAGACATTCGGTGTTAATGTAGGAATTTCTTATTTCATTAAATCAAAATCTCAGAAAACGGATAAATAA
- a CDS encoding ATP synthase F0 subunit C: MDLSTGTGLVYVGIGLAVLGVGLGIGKIGGHAMDAIARQPEQAGKIQGAMLIAAGLIEGAGLIAIIFGAFIK; encoded by the coding sequence ATGGATTTATCAACTGGAACAGGATTAGTTTACGTAGGTATCGGTTTAGCAGTATTAGGAGTAGGTCTTGGTATTGGTAAAATCGGTGGTCATGCAATGGATGCTATCGCTAGACAACCAGAACAAGCTGGTAAGATTCAAGGAGCAATGCTTATTGCTGCTGGTCTTATTGAAGGTGCTGGTCTTATCGCGATCATCTTTGGTGCTTTCATCAAGTAA